The following are encoded in a window of SAR324 cluster bacterium genomic DNA:
- a CDS encoding GreA/GreB family elongation factor, which produces MKLYHDSSEIVVITPASPLGLALTGKMAGDAVTVQTGHSFKEFEVMDLC; this is translated from the coding sequence ATGAAACTGTATCATGATTCCTCTGAAATTGTGGTCATTACTCCGGCCTCGCCATTAGGCCTGGCACTGACAGGGAAAATGGCGGGAGATGCTGTAACAGTGCAGACAGGGCATTCTTTCAAAGAATTTGAAGTGATGGATTTGTGCTAA